A region from the Canis aureus isolate CA01 chromosome 10, VMU_Caureus_v.1.0, whole genome shotgun sequence genome encodes:
- the BRD8 gene encoding bromodomain-containing protein 8 isoform X6 encodes MATGTGKHKLLSTGPTEPWSIREKLCLASSVMRSGDQNWVSVSRAIKPFAEPGRPPDWFSQKHCASQYSELLETTETPKRKRGEKGEVVETVEDVIVRKLTAERVEELKKVIKETQEKYRRLKRDAELIQAGHMDSRLDELCNDIVMKKKLEEEEAEVKRKATDAAYQARQAVKTPPRRLPTVMVRSPIDSASPGGDYPLGDLTATTMEEATSGVTPGTLPSTPVTSFPGIPDTLPPGSAPLEAPMTPVTDDSPQKKMLGQKATPPPSPLLSELLKKGSLLPTSPRLVNESEMAVASGHLNSTGVLLEVGGVLPMIHGGEMQQTPNTVAASPAASGAPTLSRLLEAGPTQFTTPLASFTTVASEPPVKLVPPPVESVSQATIVMMPALPTPSSAPAVSTPESVAPVSQPDTCVPMEAVGDPHTVTVSMDSSEISMIINSIKEECFRSGVAEAPGGSKAPSIDGKEDLDLAEKMDIAVSYTGEELDFETVGDIIAIIEDKVDDHPEVLDVAAVEAALSFCEENDDPQSLPGPWEHPIQQERDKPVSLPAPEMTVKQERLDFEETENKGIHELVDIREPSVEIKMEPAEPEQGISGPEIVAGVVPAPSMEPPELRSQELDEEPRSIATGEIAEADVSSGKGDETPLTTVKTEASPESMLSPSHGSNPIEDPLEAETQHKFEMSDSLKEESGTIFGSQIKDAPGEDEEEDGVSEAASLEEAKEEDQGEGYLSEMDNEPPVSESDDGFSIHNATLQSHTLADSIPSSPASSQFSVCSEDQEAIQAQKIWKKAIMLVWRAAANHRYANVFLQPVTDDIAPGYHSIVQRPMDLSTIKKNIENGLIRSTAEFQRDIMLMFQNAVMYNSSDHDVYHMAVEMQRDVLEQIQQFLATQLIMQTSESGISAKSLRGRDSTRKQDSSEKDSVPMGSPAFLLSLFDGGTRGRRCAIEADMKMKK; translated from the exons ATGGCGACAGGAACGGGTA aaCACAAGCTGTTGAGTACTGGCCCTACAGAGCCATGGTCCATCCGAGAGAAGCTCTGCTTAGCCTCTTCGGTCATGAGGAGTGGAGATCAAAATTG GGTATCAGTTAGCAGAGCAATCAAGCCCTTTGCAGAACCTGGCCGCCCTCCAGACTGGTTCTCTCAAAAA CATTGTGCTTCCCAGTACTCAGAGCTTCTAGAGACCACTGAGACCCCAAA aAGGAAACGGGGTGAAAAGGGAGAAGTGGTCGAAACTGTTGAAGATGTCATTGTTCGGAAATTGACTGCTGAACGAGTTGAGGAACTAAAGAAAGTGATAAAGGAAACCCAAGAAAAATATAG acGGCTGAAAAGAGATGCAGAACTAATTCAAGCTGGGCACATGGACAGCAGACTGGATGAACTTTGCAATGACATTGTGAT GAAAAAGAagttggaggaagaggaggctgaaGTAAAGAGGAAGGCTACGGATGCTGCATATCAGG CTCGTCAAGCAGTAAAAACACCCCCTCGGAGATTACCCACTGTGATGGTCCGCTCTCCTATAGATTCTGCCTCCCCAGGAGGTGATTATCCACTCGGAGACTTGACTGCAACCACTATGGAAGAGGCCACCTCTGGA GTAACCCCTGGGACTTTGCCGAGTACCCCAGTCACCTCGTTTCCTGGGATTCCTGACACCCTTCCTCCAGGCTCTGCACCCTTAGAAGCCCCCATGACCCCAGTAACAGATGATTCACCCCAGAAAAAGATGCTTGGACAGAAAGCaactccacccccctcccctctgctgtcAGAGCTCTTGAAGAAGGGCAGCCTCCTGCCTACTAGCCCCAGACTG GTCAATGAGAGTGAAATGGCTGTGGCTTCTGGCCACTTGAACAGTACAGGTGTCCTCCTGGAGGTAGGCGGGGTTCTTCCCATGATACATGGTGGGGAAATGCAGCAGACACCCAACACTGTTGCGGCCTCCCCTGCTGCCTCAG GTGCTCCCACTCTTTCCCGGCTTTTAGAAGCTGGTCCTACACAGTTCACCACTCCTCTTGCTTCCTTCACTACTGTTGCCAGTGAACCTCCAGTTAAACTTGTGCCACCCCCTGTAGAGTCTGTGTCCCAGGCTACCATTGTCATGATGCCTGCGCTGCCAACACCATCCTCTGCTCCGGCTGTCTCCACTCCTGAGAGTGTAGCTCCAG TGAGTCAGCCTGACACTTGTGTCCCCATGGAGGCTGTGGGGGATCCACATACTGTGACTGTTTCCATGGATAGCAGCGAAATCTCCATGATCATCAATTCTATCAAAGAAGAGTGTTTCCGATCAGGGGTAGCAGAGGCCCCTGGGGGGTCAAAGGCTCCCAGCATAGATGGGAAGGAAGATTTAGATCTGGCTGAGAAGATGGATATTGCTGTGTCTTACACAGGTGAAGAGCTTGACTTTGAGACTGTTGGCGACATCATTGCCATTATTGAGGACAAG GTAGATGATCATCCTGAAGTGCTGGATGTGGCAGCAGTAGAAGCGGCACTGTCATTCTGTGAAGAGAATGATGATCCCCAGTCCCTGCCTGGCCCCTGGGAGCACCCGATCCAGCAGGAGCGGGATAAGCCAGTATCTCTTCCTGCACCAGAGATGACAGTCAAGCAAGAAAGGCTGGACtttgaggaaacagaaaacaaaggaatCCATGAACTGGTAGACATCAGAGAGCCTAGTGTTGAGATTAAAATGGAACCTGCGGAACCAGAACAAGGCATCTCAGGTCCTGAAATAGTAGCTGGAGTTGTTCCAGCCCCAAGTATGGAGCCACCAGAACTCAGGAGTCAAGAGTTAGATGAGGAACCCAGAAGTATTGCCACTGGAGAGATTGCTGAAGCAGATGTTTCCAGTGGGAAAGGCGATGAGACTCCACTTACAACTGTGAAGACAGAG GCATCCCCTGAAAGCATGTTGTCTCCATCACATGGCTCCAATCCCATTGAAGATCCTTTAGAGGCAGAGACTCAGCACAAGTTTGAAATGTCAG ACTCATTGAAAGAAGAATCAGGGACTATTTTTGGAAGCCAGATAAAG GATGCCCCaggtgaggatgaggaggaagatgGAGTCAGCGAAGCTGCCAGCCTAGAGGAGGCTAAGGAAGAAGATCAAGGAGAAGGCTATTTGTCAGAAATGGATAATGAGCCACCTGTGAGCGAGAGCGATGATGGCTTTAGCATTCACAATGCTACACTGCAGTCCCATACACTGGCAGACTCCATCCCCAGCAGCCCTGCTTCTTCACAGTT CTCTGTCTGTAGTGAAGATCAGGAAGCCATTCAGGCACAGAAAATCTGGAAGAAAGCTATCATGCTTGTATGGAGAGCTGCAGCTAATCATAG ATATGCCAATGTCTTCCTGCAGCCTGTTACAGATGATATAGCACCTGGCTACCATAGCATTGTACAGAG gccTATGGATTTGTCAACTATTaagaaaaacattgaaaatgGACTGATCCGCAGCACAGCTGAATTTCAGCGGGATATTATGCTGATGTTCCAGAATGCTGTAATGTATAATAGCTCGGACCATGATGTCTATCATATGGCAGTAGAAATGCAGCGAGATGTCTTAGAGCAAATCCAG CAATTCCTTGCCACACAGTTGATTATGCAGACATCTGAATCTGGGATCAGTGCTAAAAGTCTTCGTGGGAGAGATTCTACCCGCAAACAGGATTCTTCAGAGAAG GACAGTGTCCCCATGGgctctcctgccttccttctctctctcttt GATGGGGGCACCAGGGGGCGCCGCTGTGCCATTGAAGCAGATATGAAGATGAAAAAGTGA
- the BRD8 gene encoding bromodomain-containing protein 8 isoform X8, with translation MATGTGKHKLLSTGPTEPWSIREKLCLASSVMRSGDQNWVSVSRAIKPFAEPGRPPDWFSQKHCASQYSELLETTETPKRKRGEKGEVVETVEDVIVRKLTAERVEELKKVIKETQEKYRRLKRDAELIQAGHMDSRLDELCNDIVMKKKLEEEEAEVKRKATDAAYQARQAVKTPPRRLPTVMVRSPIDSASPGGDYPLGDLTATTMEEATSGVNESEMAVASGHLNSTGVLLEVGGVLPMIHGGEMQQTPNTVAASPAASGAPTLSRLLEAGPTQFTTPLASFTTVASEPPVKLVPPPVESVSQATIVMMPALPTPSSAPAVSTPESVAPVSQPDTCVPMEAVGDPHTVTVSMDSSEISMIINSIKEECFRSGVAEAPGGSKAPSIDGKEDLDLAEKMDIAVSYTGEELDFETVGDIIAIIEDKVDDHPEVLDVAAVEAALSFCEENDDPQSLPGPWEHPIQQERDKPVSLPAPEMTVKQERLDFEETENKGIHELVDIREPSVEIKMEPAEPEQGISGPEIVAGVVPAPSMEPPELRSQELDEEPRSIATGEIAEADVSSGKGDETPLTTVKTEASPESMLSPSHGSNPIEDPLEAETQHKFEMSDSLKEESGTIFGSQIKDAPGEDEEEDGVSEAASLEEAKEEDQGEGYLSEMDNEPPVSESDDGFSIHNATLQSHTLADSIPSSPASSQFSVCSEDQEAIQAQKIWKKAIMLVWRAAANHRYANVFLQPVTDDIAPGYHSIVQRPMDLSTIKKNIENGLIRSTAEFQRDIMLMFQNAVMYNSSDHDVYHMAVEMQRDVLEQIQQFLATQLIMQTSESGISAKSLRGRDSTRKQDSSEKDSVPMGSPAFLLSLFDGGTRGRRCAIEADMKMKK, from the exons ATGGCGACAGGAACGGGTA aaCACAAGCTGTTGAGTACTGGCCCTACAGAGCCATGGTCCATCCGAGAGAAGCTCTGCTTAGCCTCTTCGGTCATGAGGAGTGGAGATCAAAATTG GGTATCAGTTAGCAGAGCAATCAAGCCCTTTGCAGAACCTGGCCGCCCTCCAGACTGGTTCTCTCAAAAA CATTGTGCTTCCCAGTACTCAGAGCTTCTAGAGACCACTGAGACCCCAAA aAGGAAACGGGGTGAAAAGGGAGAAGTGGTCGAAACTGTTGAAGATGTCATTGTTCGGAAATTGACTGCTGAACGAGTTGAGGAACTAAAGAAAGTGATAAAGGAAACCCAAGAAAAATATAG acGGCTGAAAAGAGATGCAGAACTAATTCAAGCTGGGCACATGGACAGCAGACTGGATGAACTTTGCAATGACATTGTGAT GAAAAAGAagttggaggaagaggaggctgaaGTAAAGAGGAAGGCTACGGATGCTGCATATCAGG CTCGTCAAGCAGTAAAAACACCCCCTCGGAGATTACCCACTGTGATGGTCCGCTCTCCTATAGATTCTGCCTCCCCAGGAGGTGATTATCCACTCGGAGACTTGACTGCAACCACTATGGAAGAGGCCACCTCTGGA GTCAATGAGAGTGAAATGGCTGTGGCTTCTGGCCACTTGAACAGTACAGGTGTCCTCCTGGAGGTAGGCGGGGTTCTTCCCATGATACATGGTGGGGAAATGCAGCAGACACCCAACACTGTTGCGGCCTCCCCTGCTGCCTCAG GTGCTCCCACTCTTTCCCGGCTTTTAGAAGCTGGTCCTACACAGTTCACCACTCCTCTTGCTTCCTTCACTACTGTTGCCAGTGAACCTCCAGTTAAACTTGTGCCACCCCCTGTAGAGTCTGTGTCCCAGGCTACCATTGTCATGATGCCTGCGCTGCCAACACCATCCTCTGCTCCGGCTGTCTCCACTCCTGAGAGTGTAGCTCCAG TGAGTCAGCCTGACACTTGTGTCCCCATGGAGGCTGTGGGGGATCCACATACTGTGACTGTTTCCATGGATAGCAGCGAAATCTCCATGATCATCAATTCTATCAAAGAAGAGTGTTTCCGATCAGGGGTAGCAGAGGCCCCTGGGGGGTCAAAGGCTCCCAGCATAGATGGGAAGGAAGATTTAGATCTGGCTGAGAAGATGGATATTGCTGTGTCTTACACAGGTGAAGAGCTTGACTTTGAGACTGTTGGCGACATCATTGCCATTATTGAGGACAAG GTAGATGATCATCCTGAAGTGCTGGATGTGGCAGCAGTAGAAGCGGCACTGTCATTCTGTGAAGAGAATGATGATCCCCAGTCCCTGCCTGGCCCCTGGGAGCACCCGATCCAGCAGGAGCGGGATAAGCCAGTATCTCTTCCTGCACCAGAGATGACAGTCAAGCAAGAAAGGCTGGACtttgaggaaacagaaaacaaaggaatCCATGAACTGGTAGACATCAGAGAGCCTAGTGTTGAGATTAAAATGGAACCTGCGGAACCAGAACAAGGCATCTCAGGTCCTGAAATAGTAGCTGGAGTTGTTCCAGCCCCAAGTATGGAGCCACCAGAACTCAGGAGTCAAGAGTTAGATGAGGAACCCAGAAGTATTGCCACTGGAGAGATTGCTGAAGCAGATGTTTCCAGTGGGAAAGGCGATGAGACTCCACTTACAACTGTGAAGACAGAG GCATCCCCTGAAAGCATGTTGTCTCCATCACATGGCTCCAATCCCATTGAAGATCCTTTAGAGGCAGAGACTCAGCACAAGTTTGAAATGTCAG ACTCATTGAAAGAAGAATCAGGGACTATTTTTGGAAGCCAGATAAAG GATGCCCCaggtgaggatgaggaggaagatgGAGTCAGCGAAGCTGCCAGCCTAGAGGAGGCTAAGGAAGAAGATCAAGGAGAAGGCTATTTGTCAGAAATGGATAATGAGCCACCTGTGAGCGAGAGCGATGATGGCTTTAGCATTCACAATGCTACACTGCAGTCCCATACACTGGCAGACTCCATCCCCAGCAGCCCTGCTTCTTCACAGTT CTCTGTCTGTAGTGAAGATCAGGAAGCCATTCAGGCACAGAAAATCTGGAAGAAAGCTATCATGCTTGTATGGAGAGCTGCAGCTAATCATAG ATATGCCAATGTCTTCCTGCAGCCTGTTACAGATGATATAGCACCTGGCTACCATAGCATTGTACAGAG gccTATGGATTTGTCAACTATTaagaaaaacattgaaaatgGACTGATCCGCAGCACAGCTGAATTTCAGCGGGATATTATGCTGATGTTCCAGAATGCTGTAATGTATAATAGCTCGGACCATGATGTCTATCATATGGCAGTAGAAATGCAGCGAGATGTCTTAGAGCAAATCCAG CAATTCCTTGCCACACAGTTGATTATGCAGACATCTGAATCTGGGATCAGTGCTAAAAGTCTTCGTGGGAGAGATTCTACCCGCAAACAGGATTCTTCAGAGAAG GACAGTGTCCCCATGGgctctcctgccttccttctctctctcttt GATGGGGGCACCAGGGGGCGCCGCTGTGCCATTGAAGCAGATATGAAGATGAAAAAGTGA